From the Syntrophorhabdaceae bacterium genome, one window contains:
- a CDS encoding XdhC family protein: MNIYRIIEEHLNKGKKGILATVIKRIGSAPRDTGAKMFIDEDRKSYGTVGGGRLENDAFEEAVSIMGKGMTKVLQIRMNATEVADDGMLCGGNVDILLEPVEERYMELYKAASLSIDKGKKAFVITRFKDNIFSKTFIGYDNSIIGDPISDIESEYLQRYSNERNPQLIDNTVIEPLLRYSPLYIFGAGHVSQYLSRIAKIVDFYTIVIDDRPEFANEERFFHADEILVENFENVFEKLQFTGTEYAVIVTRGHQYDAFVLEEVLKRDFKYVGMIGSKRKVRIIMENLRKKGYSEDVLKRVHAPIGIEINAETPQEIAVSIVAELIQERAIG; this comes from the coding sequence ATGAACATATACAGGATCATTGAAGAACATTTGAATAAGGGAAAGAAAGGTATCCTTGCAACTGTCATAAAGAGGATTGGCTCTGCACCAAGGGATACAGGAGCCAAGATGTTTATAGATGAAGACAGAAAATCCTACGGCACAGTAGGAGGTGGAAGACTTGAAAATGATGCCTTTGAAGAGGCTGTTAGTATCATGGGCAAAGGCATGACAAAGGTATTACAAATAAGGATGAATGCCACAGAGGTTGCCGATGATGGCATGCTCTGCGGTGGTAATGTGGATATACTTTTAGAACCTGTAGAAGAAAGATATATGGAATTATACAAGGCTGCAAGTTTATCAATAGACAAAGGTAAAAAAGCCTTTGTTATCACCAGATTCAAAGACAATATATTTTCAAAGACATTTATTGGATATGACAATAGCATAATAGGAGACCCCATAAGCGACATAGAATCAGAATATTTACAAAGATATTCCAACGAGAGAAATCCCCAACTCATTGATAATACTGTTATCGAACCTTTACTCAGATATTCACCACTTTACATATTCGGTGCCGGTCATGTATCCCAGTATCTCTCCAGGATTGCAAAGATTGTAGATTTTTATACAATTGTTATAGATGATAGACCTGAGTTTGCCAATGAAGAGAGATTTTTCCATGCAGACGAGATATTGGTAGAAAACTTTGAAAATGTATTTGAGAAATTACAGTTTACTGGCACAGAATATGCTGTCATTGTTACCAGGGGGCACCAATATGATGCCTTTGTGCTTGAGGAGGTCTTGAAAAGAGACTTTAAATATGTTGGTATGATAGGTAGCAAAAGGAAGGTAAGGATTATTATGGAGAATCTTAGAAAAAAAGGGTATAGTGAAGATGTTTTAAAAAGGGTGCATGCTCCTATAGGCATTGAAATAAATGCAGAAACACCCCAGGAGATAGCTGTAAGTATTGTGGCTGAATTAATCCAAGAAAGGGCTATAGGTTAA
- the yqeB gene encoding selenium-dependent molybdenum cofactor biosynthesis protein YqeB: MRGNRITDVKIVIKGAGEMASGIAHRLYMANFKKIIMTEIERPISVRRFVAFSEAVYEKTWTVEGVTGELFTSLDEVEGIWARGSIGVIVDPNWSIIKVFKPYIVIDAIMAKKNLGTKKDEAPIVIGVGPGFTAPDNCHVVVESNRGHNLGRVFYQGSAEAHTGVPGPVMGLTTERVLRSPHAGMVKHVMKLGDEAKKGDIVMYINDTPVTAPIDGILRGLIREIYVTDNEKIGDIDPRGKKEYCFTISEKARAIGGGVLEAVMHFMGNL; the protein is encoded by the coding sequence ATGAGAGGGAATAGAATAACAGATGTTAAAATAGTCATAAAAGGTGCAGGAGAGATGGCGTCCGGTATAGCTCACAGGCTCTATATGGCAAATTTTAAAAAAATTATTATGACAGAGATAGAAAGACCAATAAGTGTAAGGAGGTTTGTTGCATTTTCTGAGGCAGTATATGAGAAAACTTGGACTGTTGAGGGTGTAACCGGTGAGCTATTTACATCATTAGATGAAGTTGAGGGTATATGGGCAAGAGGCTCTATAGGTGTCATTGTAGACCCTAATTGGAGTATAATAAAGGTATTTAAGCCCTATATTGTAATAGATGCTATTATGGCAAAGAAGAATCTTGGAACGAAAAAGGATGAAGCACCTATAGTCATAGGGGTAGGACCTGGTTTTACTGCACCTGATAATTGCCATGTGGTAGTAGAAAGCAATAGAGGTCATAATTTAGGTAGGGTATTTTATCAAGGTTCTGCAGAAGCCCATACAGGTGTTCCAGGACCTGTTATGGGATTAACAACAGAGAGGGTTTTAAGATCCCCTCATGCTGGTATGGTTAAGCATGTGATGAAATTAGGCGATGAAGCAAAAAAAGGTGATATTGTTATGTATATAAACGATACACCTGTAACTGCGCCAATTGATGGAATCTTAAGGGGCCTCATCAGAGAGATATATGTGACAGATAATGAAAAGATAGGTGATATAGATCCGAGAGGTAAAAAGGAATACTGCTTTACCATATCTGAAAAGGCAAGGGCAATAGGCGGCGGCGTCCTCGAGGCAGTAATGCATTTTATGGGAAATCTTTAA
- a CDS encoding RNA polymerase factor sigma-32: MEETIDKQLINIPDEIREKELPIPFDPLKKYLAEVSKYPVLSRDEEFKIAERVYKYKDKEAAHKLVISNLKLVVKISLEYYNTYLNILDLIQEGNVGLLHAVKKYNPYKGTKFSTYASFWIRAYILKYIMDSWSLVKVGTTQSQRKLFYRLNKEKQKLEAMGMFPAPQLLASTLDVKEGEIEDMEKRLSYTDVSLESKIHDESDDTIMDMIKAGDNVEEVVAEKEKSLILAERINLFKTTLNEKELFVFENRIMAEEPLTLQDIGEKFNISRERVRQIENRVIKKFKDRFKGELKDFDF, encoded by the coding sequence TTGGAAGAAACAATAGATAAACAACTTATCAATATCCCTGACGAGATAAGGGAAAAAGAGCTACCCATACCGTTTGATCCTCTGAAGAAGTATCTTGCTGAGGTCTCAAAATACCCTGTCCTTTCCAGGGATGAGGAGTTCAAGATTGCCGAACGGGTTTATAAATACAAGGATAAAGAGGCAGCACACAAACTCGTTATCTCCAATCTAAAATTAGTGGTAAAGATCTCCCTTGAATATTACAATACGTATCTCAACATACTTGACCTTATTCAGGAAGGAAATGTGGGACTCCTTCATGCTGTAAAGAAGTATAATCCTTATAAGGGGACAAAGTTCTCCACCTATGCTTCATTCTGGATCAGGGCATATATACTCAAATACATAATGGATTCATGGAGTCTTGTTAAGGTAGGGACGACACAGAGTCAGAGGAAGTTGTTCTATAGGTTAAATAAAGAAAAACAGAAGCTTGAGGCAATGGGGATGTTTCCTGCACCTCAACTCCTTGCAAGCACCCTTGATGTAAAAGAGGGTGAGATAGAGGATATGGAAAAGAGGCTTTCATATACTGATGTTTCCCTGGAATCTAAGATACATGATGAGAGTGATGATACTATAATGGATATGATAAAGGCAGGCGATAATGTCGAGGAGGTAGTTGCAGAGAAAGAGAAGAGCCTCATCCTTGCCGAAAGAATCAATCTATTTAAGACAACGCTCAATGAAAAAGAACTCTTTGTATTTGAAAATAGAATTATGGCTGAAGAGCCGTTGACTTTACAGGATATAGGGGAAAAGTTTAATATCTCCAGGGAAAGGGTTAGGCAGATAGAAAATAGGGTTATAAAGAAATTCAAGGATAGATTCAAAGGTGAGCTTAAAGACTTTGATTTTTGA
- a CDS encoding substrate-binding domain-containing protein yields the protein MKDNRYKVKILDFKVKSFRYITYILIIIVFFTGFTGCTKKDDKENVSKTTIRVSGAWALYPMMIKWAEEYNKINPKIRLDVSAGGAGKGVADALSNLVDIGMVSRDLKPEEVKQGAVFIPVVKDAVFPTINADNPDLKKIMEKGIKKQQFIDLWIKGKQLSWGDITGSSRKDMVQVYTRSDSCGAAETWANYLGGKNQEDLKGVAVYGDPGLADAVKKDINGIGYNNLNYAFDSKTALPVKGLMIIPIDINENGKIEPREQIDTKQKAMNAVATGVYPSPPARALYIVTKGHFRNEAKAFLEWVLTEGQKFVEEAGYIKLSEKQIKEAIDKIKK from the coding sequence ATGAAGGATAATCGGTATAAGGTCAAGATATTAGATTTTAAAGTTAAAAGTTTCAGGTATATCACATATATTTTGATAATCATTGTTTTTTTTACAGGATTTACAGGTTGCACAAAAAAAGACGATAAGGAAAATGTATCAAAGACCACCATAAGGGTCTCTGGTGCATGGGCGCTATATCCCATGATGATTAAATGGGCAGAAGAATACAATAAAATCAACCCTAAAATAAGGCTCGATGTATCTGCTGGCGGCGCAGGTAAAGGTGTTGCCGATGCACTTTCAAACCTTGTAGATATTGGTATGGTTTCACGGGATTTGAAACCAGAGGAGGTCAAACAGGGTGCTGTCTTTATCCCTGTTGTTAAAGATGCAGTATTTCCCACGATTAATGCCGATAATCCTGACTTAAAAAAGATTATGGAAAAAGGCATAAAAAAACAGCAATTTATAGACCTATGGATAAAAGGAAAGCAATTATCCTGGGGAGATATAACAGGTTCATCGAGAAAGGATATGGTTCAGGTATATACAAGGTCTGATTCCTGTGGCGCTGCTGAAACATGGGCAAATTACCTTGGGGGTAAAAACCAGGAGGATCTAAAGGGGGTTGCAGTATATGGCGACCCTGGCCTTGCCGACGCAGTAAAAAAGGATATTAATGGTATAGGATACAACAATCTCAACTATGCCTTTGATTCAAAGACAGCTTTGCCTGTCAAGGGTCTTATGATTATACCCATTGATATCAATGAAAATGGGAAGATTGAACCGAGAGAGCAAATAGATACAAAACAGAAGGCTATGAATGCCGTGGCAACAGGGGTATATCCATCACCTCCTGCAAGGGCATTGTATATTGTTACAAAAGGTCATTTTAGGAATGAGGCAAAGGCGTTTTTAGAATGGGTTCTTACAGAGGGACAAAAATTTGTTGAAGAGGCAGGCTATATAAAACTTTCTGAAAAGCAGATTAAAGAGGCAATAGATAAGATTAAAAAATAG
- the pstC gene encoding phosphate ABC transporter permease subunit PstC, with protein MDTRRIKDIFSTISIRSALIFINSVAFIMLIVLFLRSYPILKTQSLAQLFFGTSWHPIKGEFGFLPFIVGTIEVTLIAMILSVLPCLLCAIYLSEFAKKRFRQVAHLTIDILAGIPSVIYGLCGVIAIVPFVRFLGNIFGIKTTGFSLLSGGIILAIMVCPVIISVTLEVLRSIPQEAREASIALGTTNWETIRYVLLKIARRGIVAAIVLGFARAFGETIAVMMVVGNVPKIPTSLFDPAYPLPALIANNYGEMMSLPLYDSALLFAAFILMFVVGIFSLAANLTLMKIERKGI; from the coding sequence ATGGATACCAGAAGAATAAAGGACATATTCTCTACCATATCAATACGTTCTGCACTGATCTTTATAAATTCAGTAGCCTTCATAATGCTAATTGTTCTATTTTTAAGATCATACCCCATCCTAAAAACCCAGAGCTTGGCACAACTTTTTTTCGGCACATCGTGGCATCCCATAAAAGGTGAATTTGGTTTTCTCCCATTTATAGTGGGAACTATTGAAGTAACCTTGATTGCCATGATACTATCGGTTTTGCCGTGCCTTCTCTGTGCCATTTATCTCTCTGAATTTGCAAAAAAACGTTTTAGACAGGTTGCTCATCTCACTATTGATATCCTTGCCGGGATCCCTTCTGTCATATACGGTCTCTGCGGTGTTATAGCTATAGTCCCTTTTGTAAGATTTTTAGGAAATATATTTGGTATCAAAACTACTGGATTTAGCCTCCTTTCAGGGGGAATTATACTTGCAATAATGGTATGCCCTGTAATTATCTCTGTTACGCTAGAGGTATTGAGGTCAATACCTCAGGAAGCAAGGGAGGCATCAATTGCCTTAGGGACAACCAATTGGGAGACTATAAGATACGTTCTTTTAAAGATTGCAAGAAGAGGTATTGTTGCAGCTATTGTCCTTGGTTTTGCCCGTGCCTTTGGAGAGACCATAGCAGTTATGATGGTGGTGGGAAATGTCCCGAAGATTCCAACTTCTCTATTTGACCCGGCATATCCTTTGCCTGCCCTTATTGCCAATAACTATGGAGAGATGATGTCATTACCATTATATGATTCAGCCCTTCTTTTTGCTGCCTTCATACTTATGTTTGTAGTGGGTATCTTCAGTTTAGCGGCAAATCTTACCCTTATGAAGATAGAAAGGAAAGGGATTTAA
- a CDS encoding nucleotidyltransferase family protein: MTRICAVVFAAGFSARLGQNKLLIRINEKTVLERSIEPFIDPSIDKVFVVVGFERERIEAVLKGQKVDIIYNPNYREGMSASLKASLPFVSHYDAIFFQLGDRPFTDKAIIKRMLCAFYNQSAHIVVPIYKGKKGHPVLIRLGNYIREIEDIEGDKGLREIIDKYHRNVVFIEGNEGIILGVDTQEDLNNLAVRGYEIKKD, encoded by the coding sequence ATGACACGTATATGCGCAGTTGTCTTTGCAGCAGGTTTTTCTGCTCGCCTTGGGCAAAATAAATTACTTATAAGGATTAATGAAAAGACTGTATTAGAAAGGTCAATAGAGCCTTTTATTGATCCTTCCATAGATAAGGTCTTTGTTGTTGTAGGCTTTGAAAGGGAGAGGATTGAGGCTGTTCTTAAGGGGCAAAAAGTTGATATAATATATAATCCCAACTATAGAGAAGGCATGTCGGCATCTTTAAAGGCCTCACTTCCTTTTGTAAGTCATTATGATGCTATTTTTTTTCAGCTCGGCGATAGACCTTTTACAGATAAGGCAATCATAAAGAGGATGCTATGTGCATTCTATAATCAGTCTGCCCATATTGTTGTCCCTATATATAAAGGCAAAAAAGGGCATCCTGTCCTTATAAGATTAGGTAATTATATTAGAGAGATAGAAGATATAGAAGGGGATAAGGGTCTAAGAGAAATTATAGATAAATATCATAGAAATGTGGTATTTATAGAGGGTAATGAGGGTATTATTTTAGGTGTAGATACCCAAGAAGACTTAAATAATTTAGCAGTGAGGGGCTATGAAATTAAAAAAGATTAA
- a CDS encoding nicotinate phosphoribosyltransferase produces the protein MFYVADFDDIKKGRITDVYFVKTLEILRKKGIDKWVRAEFIVKRLPEGKSWAVFTGIEEVAKIIDGLNIKVRAMKEGTIIKPYQPVLEIEGMYTEFGILETTILGLICQSSGVATKAARCKKAAGKRPVMSFGARRIHPAIAPMIERSAFIGGCDGVSVVYDAEVLGEEPAGTMPHALILLFGDTVEATKAFDEVIDKKFKRVSLIDTFNDEKIEAIRVAEALKDKLYAVRLDTPSTRRGDFLKIIEEVRWELDIRGFNHVKIFVSGGVDEYKIAQLNPLVDAYGVGTSITNARVIDFAMDIIEIEGKPISKRGKMSGVKRVLRCQDCYADMIVPMNRDVDLKCNCGGIMTDLLLPWYENGSFLTENKTPQEMRRYVLEQLEHFEL, from the coding sequence ATGTTTTATGTAGCAGATTTTGATGACATTAAAAAAGGCAGGATTACAGATGTATATTTTGTAAAAACCTTAGAAATACTAAGAAAAAAGGGGATAGATAAATGGGTTAGAGCAGAGTTTATTGTCAAGAGATTGCCTGAAGGCAAATCCTGGGCTGTTTTCACAGGTATCGAAGAGGTTGCCAAGATTATAGATGGTCTAAATATCAAGGTAAGGGCTATGAAAGAGGGAACAATAATCAAACCTTATCAACCTGTCCTTGAAATAGAGGGTATGTATACAGAGTTCGGGATCTTGGAAACTACCATATTGGGACTTATATGCCAATCCTCAGGGGTGGCAACAAAGGCGGCAAGATGCAAAAAGGCAGCAGGCAAAAGACCTGTTATGAGTTTTGGAGCTCGTAGAATCCATCCTGCCATAGCGCCCATGATAGAAAGAAGCGCATTTATCGGTGGATGCGACGGTGTCTCGGTGGTATATGATGCCGAGGTCCTTGGAGAGGAGCCAGCAGGTACCATGCCTCATGCCCTCATACTGCTTTTTGGTGATACTGTGGAGGCCACCAAGGCATTCGATGAGGTAATAGACAAAAAATTCAAAAGGGTTTCTCTTATTGATACATTCAATGACGAGAAGATAGAGGCTATAAGGGTAGCAGAGGCATTAAAAGATAAACTCTATGCGGTAAGACTTGATACGCCTTCCACGAGAAGGGGAGATTTTCTTAAAATAATTGAAGAAGTGCGCTGGGAACTGGACATAAGAGGTTTTAATCATGTAAAGATATTTGTAAGTGGCGGTGTGGATGAATATAAGATTGCACAATTAAACCCCCTCGTAGATGCCTATGGTGTTGGGACATCAATAACCAATGCAAGGGTTATAGATTTTGCCATGGATATAATAGAGATAGAAGGTAAACCAATATCAAAAAGAGGTAAGATGTCAGGTGTAAAGAGGGTCCTAAGATGCCAGGATTGCTATGCAGATATGATTGTCCCTATGAATAGAGACGTTGATCTAAAATGCAACTGTGGTGGGATAATGACAGACCTACTTCTTCCCTGGTATGAAAATGGAAGTTTTTTAACAGAAAACAAAACACCTCAGGAGATGAGAAGGTATGTCCTGGAACAACTTGAACATTTTGAACTATAA
- a CDS encoding molybdopterin-binding protein: MKLKKIKVEDAVGKILAHDITEIIPNKKKDVAFKRGKIIKKEDIERFLDLGKSHIYVFDKEVKGVHEDEAGTRIAESIIDENMELLPPKEGKVNIKSKVSGLFYVNEKHLYEINRIKDVLVSVVPNRHPVKKGDIVAATRIIPLYIKESELKKVERVGEKGIISIKPFKPFKIGLVITGSEVYTRRIEDGSHLVEKKIKGYGNDIIKKVLVPDNVSKIRDAIKELFNMGADMVVTTGGLSVDPDDVTKEGIEATGAEVLFYGTPVFPGAMFLVARLKGRYILGAPACIYYNRHTVFDIIITRIMAGERMHKNDMVKLSYGGLCLQCHVCHYPTCFFGKGP, translated from the coding sequence ATGAAATTAAAAAAGATTAAGGTGGAAGATGCAGTAGGAAAGATTCTTGCCCATGATATTACAGAGATAATACCTAACAAAAAAAAGGATGTGGCATTCAAAAGAGGAAAAATAATCAAGAAAGAAGATATAGAAAGATTTCTCGATCTTGGAAAGAGCCATATATATGTCTTTGATAAGGAGGTAAAAGGTGTCCATGAAGACGAGGCAGGGACGAGGATTGCCGAATCCATAATAGACGAAAATATGGAGCTTTTACCTCCTAAAGAGGGAAAGGTAAATATAAAGAGTAAGGTAAGCGGTCTCTTTTATGTCAACGAAAAACACCTTTATGAAATAAATAGAATTAAAGATGTTCTTGTGAGCGTTGTTCCCAACAGGCATCCTGTGAAAAAAGGAGATATAGTTGCAGCAACGAGGATAATCCCGTTATACATAAAAGAGAGTGAACTAAAAAAGGTTGAGAGGGTTGGAGAAAAAGGGATTATCTCCATTAAGCCATTCAAGCCATTTAAAATAGGCCTTGTCATCACAGGCAGTGAAGTTTATACAAGACGTATAGAGGACGGCTCGCATCTTGTGGAAAAAAAGATAAAGGGTTATGGGAATGATATTATTAAAAAGGTTCTCGTGCCAGATAATGTTTCAAAGATAAGGGATGCAATAAAAGAACTTTTTAATATGGGAGCAGATATGGTTGTGACAACAGGAGGTCTTTCTGTTGACCCCGATGATGTTACAAAAGAAGGGATAGAGGCAACAGGCGCAGAGGTGTTATTCTATGGAACACCTGTATTTCCCGGTGCCATGTTTCTTGTTGCCCGTCTAAAAGGCAGATATATACTCGGCGCACCTGCCTGTATATACTATAATCGCCATACTGTTTTTGACATAATAATTACAAGGATCATGGCCGGTGAGAGGATGCACAAAAATGATATGGTAAAGCTTTCTTATGGTGGATTGTGCTTGCAATGCCATGTATGCCATTACCCTACCTGCTTTTTTGGAAAAGGACCATGA
- a CDS encoding ribbon-helix-helix domain-containing protein: protein MSAQERVTIKIPKALYKNIQEIIKDTGFSSVTDFIVYVLRDVISMKSTANSQPSLSKDDIDAIKKKLKSLGYL, encoded by the coding sequence ATGAGTGCACAGGAAAGGGTTACGATAAAGATTCCAAAGGCTCTATACAAAAATATCCAGGAGATCATAAAAGATACAGGGTTTAGCTCTGTAACCGATTTTATTGTGTATGTTTTGAGAGATGTCATATCTATGAAGAGCACAGCAAATTCCCAGCCTTCATTGAGTAAGGATGATATTGATGCAATCAAGAAAAAACTTAAATCACTGGGTTATTTGTAA
- a CDS encoding MBL fold metallo-hydrolase, with amino-acid sequence MAKIDNGLYFIQGQDDFIPDSHTYIIGDPSSMDLSIIDVGLTGKGRYKMQSIIKDGIKPEAIKRVIMTHTHMDHIGCLAEILKEIPHAELWVHRLEGELLEKGDDRAVYGMDMFKGMCEMQYGLKPDAFKFNVHRMLEGGEKLNIGNMEWEIIHIPGHSLGGIALYHREKKILIPGDVIYADYAIGRFDLFGANGAELKKSLIKLSEFEVDMLLPGHNQLVKGLPSDYIAQTARMWAPYLE; translated from the coding sequence ATGGCGAAGATAGATAATGGGCTATATTTTATTCAAGGACAGGATGATTTTATACCAGATTCCCATACATATATAATAGGTGACCCGTCCTCTATGGATCTTTCAATCATCGATGTAGGTTTGACAGGTAAGGGCAGATATAAGATGCAATCAATCATAAAAGATGGCATCAAACCTGAGGCGATAAAAAGGGTTATTATGACCCATACCCATATGGATCATATTGGATGTTTAGCAGAAATTCTAAAAGAGATACCTCATGCAGAACTATGGGTGCACAGGCTTGAGGGCGAACTGCTTGAAAAAGGTGATGATAGGGCTGTATATGGCATGGATATGTTTAAGGGTATGTGTGAGATGCAATATGGGCTAAAACCCGATGCCTTTAAATTTAATGTTCATAGGATGCTTGAAGGTGGGGAAAAACTAAATATTGGCAATATGGAATGGGAGATAATACATATACCAGGACATTCATTGGGTGGTATAGCACTTTATCATAGAGAAAAAAAGATCCTTATTCCTGGAGATGTTATTTATGCGGATTATGCCATAGGGAGGTTTGACCTTTTCGGTGCAAATGGGGCGGAACTAAAGAAATCTCTTATAAAACTATCAGAATTTGAAGTGGATATGCTATTGCCTGGACATAATCAGCTTGTAAAAGGACTTCCATCTGATTATATAGCTCAGACAGCAAGGATGTGGGCACCTTATCTCGAATAG
- a CDS encoding phosphate ABC transporter ATP-binding protein codes for MSHISLQNLSVTFGAQKILNDITVDIPDSRITAIIGPSGCGKTTLLKSINRLLELNDDVTVNGDVLIDGTNIYDPKTDILLLRKKVGFMSQRPYPLPMSIYDNIAFGPRVHRLTDDQIISQIEGLKSSDVLHVDSIDKGKTMDMLVKCYLTLAGLWDEVKDRLHEPASRLSIGQQQRLALARALAVEPEVILADEPTSALDPISAQLIERQFRLLKKRYTIVVVTHILRQARRVADYVIFLYLGELVEHGEAEVFFSSPIDKRTRAYISGEIS; via the coding sequence ATGTCCCATATAAGCCTTCAAAATCTCTCAGTGACATTTGGAGCACAAAAGATACTAAATGATATAACAGTTGATATCCCTGATAGTCGTATAACTGCTATAATCGGTCCTTCAGGCTGCGGCAAAACAACCCTTTTAAAGAGTATAAACAGACTCTTGGAATTGAACGATGATGTCACTGTTAATGGAGATGTCCTAATAGATGGAACAAATATTTATGACCCTAAAACAGATATCCTTTTACTGAGAAAAAAAGTAGGTTTCATGTCCCAGAGACCATATCCCCTCCCCATGTCTATTTACGACAATATAGCATTTGGCCCAAGGGTTCATAGATTAACAGATGATCAGATCATAAGCCAGATAGAGGGATTGAAATCGAGTGATGTTTTGCACGTTGATAGCATAGATAAAGGAAAAACAATGGATATGCTGGTGAAGTGTTACCTAACCCTTGCAGGTTTATGGGATGAGGTAAAAGACAGACTCCATGAACCAGCCTCCAGGCTCTCCATAGGCCAGCAACAGAGACTTGCCCTGGCAAGGGCTCTGGCAGTAGAACCAGAGGTAATACTTGCCGATGAACCCACATCTGCCCTTGATCCTATCTCAGCACAATTAATAGAAAGGCAGTTCAGACTCCTTAAAAAAAGGTATACCATCGTTGTTGTAACCCATATATTAAGGCAGGCAAGAAGGGTAGCAGATTATGTCATATTCTTGTATCTCGGTGAACTTGTGGAGCACGGGGAGGCTGAGGTATTCTTTAGTTCCCCTATAGATAAAAGAACAAGGGCATATATATCAGGAGAGATTAGTTAA
- the pstA gene encoding phosphate ABC transporter permease PstA — translation MLSRQGEEKIFKGLMIVSLTFVMIILLGIIALVVTKGAPALNISMILETPKGGYYLGKEGGIANAIVGSIYLAFGASIIAILISLPVALSLQKEYTNKHMANFTRLILDVLWGTPSIVYGAFGFIIMVYFGLRASLLGGIVVLSLLMLPIMVRSMEEIIRMVPHELKEVSYALGTTKLETTIAVILKQSLPGIITAILLAFGRGIGDAASILFTAGYTDYIPKSLFDPVASLPLAVFFQISTPIPEVQQRAYASALILLFIVILVSVFSRIIGKRFSRNIVR, via the coding sequence ATGCTATCAAGGCAAGGTGAGGAAAAGATATTCAAGGGTCTTATGATCGTATCTCTTACTTTTGTTATGATTATCCTTCTGGGTATAATAGCCCTTGTTGTTACAAAGGGTGCACCAGCACTCAATATATCCATGATATTAGAAACCCCAAAAGGTGGGTATTATCTGGGCAAAGAAGGAGGCATTGCCAATGCCATTGTGGGTTCTATATATCTTGCCTTCGGTGCATCTATTATTGCAATACTTATAAGCCTTCCTGTTGCCCTTAGCCTACAAAAGGAATATACAAATAAACACATGGCAAACTTCACCAGACTCATCCTCGATGTATTATGGGGAACACCATCTATTGTATATGGTGCCTTCGGTTTTATAATAATGGTGTATTTTGGCTTAAGGGCTTCACTTTTAGGGGGAATTGTTGTTCTTTCTCTTCTCATGTTGCCTATTATGGTCCGCTCTATGGAAGAGATAATAAGGATGGTTCCCCATGAATTAAAAGAAGTATCCTACGCCCTGGGGACAACAAAACTGGAAACAACTATTGCTGTTATCCTGAAACAATCTCTCCCAGGTATTATAACAGCAATACTTCTTGCCTTTGGCAGAGGAATAGGCGATGCAGCATCCATACTGTTTACAGCCGGTTATACAGATTATATCCCCAAATCCTTATTTGATCCTGTGGCATCATTACCCCTTGCTGTGTTCTTTCAAATAAGCACCCCTATTCCAGAGGTTCAACAGCGCGCATATGCCTCTGCCTTGATTTTACTTTTTATTGTCATTCTGGTGAGCGTGTTCTCAAGGATAATAGGCAAACGCTTTTCAAGGAACATAGTGAGGTAA
- a CDS encoding LysR family transcriptional regulator, with the protein MKIVYKVWIDNDGKAFGEGPYRLLRLTEKTGSLHKAAYEMGMSYRKAIGVIQRAEKRLGITFLKRKIGGESGGGSTITEEGRIFLENYEVFVKDIDRAINSIYDKHFENFQQSK; encoded by the coding sequence ATGAAGATTGTTTATAAAGTGTGGATAGACAATGATGGGAAGGCATTTGGAGAAGGTCCATACAGGCTTTTACGACTTACAGAGAAAACAGGCTCTCTACATAAGGCAGCCTATGAAATGGGGATGTCATATCGTAAGGCAATAGGAGTGATTCAGAGGGCAGAGAAAAGGTTAGGTATTACCTTTCTTAAGAGAAAGATTGGAGGTGAATCAGGAGGAGGCTCAACAATCACTGAAGAGGGAAGGATCTTTTTGGAAAATTATGAGGTTTTTGTAAAAGACATAGATAGAGCTATAAACAGCATTTATGATAAACACTTCGAAAATTTTCAACAATCTAAATGA